One Halalkalicoccus sp. NIPERK01 DNA segment encodes these proteins:
- a CDS encoding ABC transporter substrate-binding protein, which translates to MNVVTLLPSATEIVSALGVTPVGVSHSCDHPPGVRDLPTITRSSVDASADSATIDEQVLEAERAGGVYEIGLEELERADPDLIVTQGICEVCAVDTVLVREAIEQLGLDCDVLTTDPHGLEDVFSDVERISRALGREERAGDLVAECRARVERVRERVPHGRRPRVLDIDWMDPVMVGGHWVPELVEYAGGEYGLVEAGEASTPVEFERVLEYDPEALVVAPCGFRIEQTTETVGDLVNRAGWSNLTAVREGRVFVLDGSAHLNRPSHRLVDSLEALAGVLHPERFDAPPTDAVRRLATPPAE; encoded by the coding sequence ATGAACGTCGTCACGCTGCTGCCCTCGGCCACGGAGATCGTCTCCGCGCTCGGCGTCACTCCCGTCGGGGTATCGCACAGCTGCGACCACCCGCCCGGGGTCCGCGACCTCCCGACGATCACCCGGTCGAGCGTCGACGCGAGCGCCGACAGCGCGACCATCGACGAGCAGGTACTCGAAGCCGAGCGGGCGGGCGGCGTCTACGAGATCGGGCTAGAGGAACTCGAACGCGCCGATCCCGACCTGATCGTCACCCAGGGGATCTGTGAGGTCTGTGCGGTCGACACGGTCCTCGTCCGGGAGGCGATCGAGCAACTGGGCCTCGACTGCGACGTGCTGACGACCGATCCCCACGGTCTGGAGGACGTGTTCTCCGATGTCGAACGGATCAGCCGGGCGCTCGGTCGGGAGGAGCGCGCTGGAGACCTGGTGGCCGAGTGCCGGGCGCGTGTCGAGCGGGTCCGCGAGCGCGTTCCCCACGGGAGGCGTCCCCGCGTCCTCGATATCGACTGGATGGATCCCGTGATGGTCGGCGGCCACTGGGTGCCCGAACTGGTCGAGTACGCCGGCGGGGAGTACGGGCTGGTCGAGGCCGGCGAGGCATCGACGCCCGTCGAGTTCGAGCGGGTACTCGAATACGACCCCGAGGCGCTCGTGGTCGCGCCCTGCGGGTTCAGGATCGAACAGACCACCGAGACCGTCGGGGACCTCGTAAACCGCGCGGGCTGGTCTAACCTGACCGCCGTCCGCGAGGGGCGGGTGTTCGTCCTCGACGGCTCGGCGCACCTGAACCGCCCGAGCCACCGGCTGGTCGACTCGCTCGAAGCGCTCGCGGGCGTCCTCCACCCCGAGCGCTTCGACGCCCCGCCGACGGACGCGGTCCGCCGGCTCGCCACCCCTCCGGCGGAGTGA